A genomic window from Chitinophagaceae bacterium includes:
- a CDS encoding winged helix-turn-helix transcriptional regulator, protein MATHKKDAFSLKENELAAFAKALSHPARIAILKTIATHNTCICGEIVEVLPLAQSTVSQHLKELLNAGLIEGTVDGPKSCYCINWKTFNKFSESFNSFFNKAKAMNERCC, encoded by the coding sequence ATGGCCACACACAAAAAAGATGCCTTCTCTTTGAAAGAAAATGAACTGGCCGCATTCGCGAAGGCATTAAGCCATCCTGCCCGAATTGCCATTCTCAAGACCATTGCCACACACAACACCTGCATCTGCGGAGAAATAGTAGAAGTGTTGCCTCTGGCGCAGTCTACTGTTTCACAGCACCTTAAAGAATTGCTGAATGCAGGTTTAATCGAAGGCACAGTAGATGGTCCGAAATCATGCTATTGCATCAACTGGAAAACATTCAACAAATTTTCTGAAAGCTTCAATTCCTTCTTCAATAAAGCAAAAGCAATGAATGAACGCTGCTGCTGA
- a CDS encoding tetratricopeptide repeat protein, whose product MKINLKNCYPFLLQLSLFIMFSHPVQSQTAEQFIYKGNTAYNAGNFSEAQHLYQQAMENDAAHQFPQIQFNLGNALFQQKKYREAIQQFRQLADANVETSLKAASSYNAGNSYFEQKNYAAALAAYKNTLRLNPRDEDARYNLTLVNALLATKQVSDKSAAQKPKEIFQPPPAQQLTPEEQRRLLDELNAAENKTMQQLPKKLQQKKKNTKDW is encoded by the coding sequence ATGAAGATAAATCTGAAAAATTGTTACCCTTTTTTGTTGCAGTTATCTTTGTTCATAATGTTTTCACATCCTGTTCAATCACAAACTGCGGAGCAATTTATTTACAAAGGAAATACCGCATACAATGCAGGCAATTTCTCTGAAGCACAGCATTTGTATCAACAGGCAATGGAAAATGATGCAGCCCATCAATTTCCTCAAATTCAATTCAATCTCGGAAATGCACTTTTTCAGCAAAAGAAATATCGGGAAGCCATTCAGCAATTCAGGCAGCTTGCAGATGCAAATGTGGAAACATCTTTAAAAGCAGCGTCCAGTTACAATGCAGGAAACAGTTATTTTGAACAAAAAAATTATGCCGCCGCGCTGGCAGCTTACAAAAATACCCTTCGGCTAAATCCACGCGATGAAGATGCACGTTACAATCTCACATTGGTGAATGCATTACTGGCAACTAAGCAAGTCTCAGATAAGTCTGCAGCACAAAAGCCAAAGGAAATATTTCAGCCACCACCTGCGCAACAACTTACACCTGAAGAACAACGCCGCTTACTGGATGAACTAAATGCCGCCGAAAATAAAACCATGCAACAACTACCTAAGAAGCTCCAGCAAAAAAAGAAAAACACGAAAGACTGGTAA
- a CDS encoding VWA domain-containing protein gives MEITQPYYLFALLLIPVAVLFFIRYRNWRNKVLLQFGEQELVTQLIPGNSIIRPVLKLSLQLTAFALIIFGLANLQSGSSSRTIHHEGIDLAIVLDVSNSMLATDAKPDRLEVAKKFAAQLIEQMPEARIALITFAAVPVLQTPLTIDHSAAQLLLNTITTDAVPEQGSDIGAALQEGIQALPENLQHYRAIVLISDGEDQEEALKQAMETVEKNQIVVCTAGIGSESGTTIPVTENGITTEKKDEQGNLVITRFNPEVLNAIAKSSNGIFVKLTSRDNEAVRKMVLHLDAINKNKFDEQLLVQYESKFQWLLLPALLLLFIDLLISNKKITWFRKRKPL, from the coding sequence ATGGAAATTACCCAACCATATTATCTCTTTGCATTGCTGCTGATTCCGGTAGCGGTTTTATTCTTTATACGTTACCGAAACTGGAGGAATAAGGTTTTGCTGCAGTTCGGAGAACAGGAATTGGTGACACAATTAATTCCCGGCAACAGCATTATTCGCCCTGTACTGAAGCTCAGTTTACAACTCACTGCATTTGCGCTCATCATCTTCGGGCTTGCCAATCTTCAATCGGGAAGCTCCAGTCGTACCATTCATCACGAAGGTATTGACCTTGCCATTGTGCTCGACGTTTCCAACAGCATGCTGGCAACCGATGCAAAACCTGACAGGTTAGAAGTTGCTAAAAAATTTGCAGCGCAACTGATTGAGCAAATGCCGGAAGCACGTATCGCTCTTATCACCTTTGCCGCCGTTCCCGTTCTGCAAACACCTCTTACCATTGATCACAGCGCTGCACAATTATTACTCAACACCATCACAACTGATGCTGTGCCTGAACAGGGAAGTGATATTGGTGCAGCTTTGCAGGAAGGCATTCAGGCACTTCCGGAAAATCTGCAACACTATCGCGCCATAGTGTTGATCAGCGATGGAGAAGATCAGGAAGAAGCGCTGAAACAGGCAATGGAGACCGTTGAAAAAAACCAAATAGTTGTTTGCACCGCAGGCATTGGCAGTGAAAGCGGAACGACTATTCCGGTTACCGAAAATGGAATAACAACAGAAAAGAAGGATGAACAGGGAAATTTGGTAATCACCAGGTTCAATCCGGAAGTACTAAATGCGATCGCGAAAAGCAGCAATGGCATTTTTGTCAAGCTGACTTCAAGAGACAATGAAGCAGTACGTAAGATGGTGCTTCACCTGGATGCCATCAACAAAAATAAATTTGATGAACAGTTACTGGTACAATATGAATCTAAGTTTCAATGGTTGCTGCTTCCTGCTTTGCTCTTACTCTTCATTGATTTGCTGATCAGCAACAAAAAAATAACCTGGTTTAGAAAACGAAAACCTTTATGA
- a CDS encoding VWA domain-containing protein: protein MIQFANPEWFWLLNSIPLLTVWYIWRHKSQQPSLQFSTTSFFLNAPGTPGLYLRHSLFFLRMIAFAALIVALARPQTVLSKSILASEGVDIVMAIDISGSMLARDFVPSRLEAAKKVANNFIAGRPNDRIGVVFFAGEAYTGCPVTIDHNALQQIITTVKTGSVEDGTAIGLGLGTAANRLMESTSPEKIIILVTDGENNAGTVKPLEAAQLVKSLNIHTYCIGIFSLASENKPATTHDSTYIAIGGPTAETTLLQIAEITGGKYFRAGNEKSLQQIYHQIDALEKTKVDVTTFNRYTDQFLLLAIIAAIALVAEIILRYTYFRTAP, encoded by the coding sequence ATGATCCAATTTGCAAACCCTGAATGGTTTTGGTTACTCAACAGTATTCCACTATTGACTGTTTGGTACATCTGGAGACACAAATCACAACAGCCATCGCTGCAATTTTCCACTACCTCGTTTTTTCTGAATGCGCCGGGCACACCCGGACTATACTTGCGGCACAGTTTATTTTTCTTGCGGATGATTGCATTCGCCGCATTGATAGTAGCGCTGGCAAGGCCACAAACTGTCCTCTCAAAAAGCATCCTGGCAAGTGAAGGTGTTGACATTGTGATGGCTATTGATATTTCAGGCAGCATGCTGGCCCGTGACTTTGTTCCGAGCCGTTTGGAAGCTGCAAAAAAAGTGGCGAACAATTTTATTGCGGGGCGTCCCAACGACCGTATTGGCGTTGTGTTTTTTGCAGGTGAAGCCTATACCGGCTGCCCGGTTACCATTGATCACAATGCATTGCAACAGATTATTACTACCGTAAAAACAGGATCAGTTGAAGACGGAACAGCGATCGGTTTGGGATTGGGAACGGCAGCCAATCGCCTGATGGAAAGCACCTCCCCCGAAAAAATTATTATCCTCGTAACGGATGGCGAAAACAATGCAGGAACCGTTAAACCACTTGAGGCTGCGCAATTGGTAAAATCATTGAACATACACACCTATTGCATTGGCATTTTTTCACTTGCTTCAGAAAATAAACCGGCTACCACACATGACAGCACCTACATAGCCATCGGTGGTCCTACTGCAGAAACAACCTTGTTACAGATTGCTGAAATTACAGGAGGAAAATATTTCCGTGCCGGTAATGAGAAATCACTTCAACAGATTTACCATCAAATTGATGCACTGGAAAAAACCAAAGTAGATGTAACCACTTTTAACCGTTACACTGACCAATTTTTACTGCTTGCAATCATTGCAGCGATTGCACTAGTGGCAGAAATAATATTGCGTTACACTTATTTCCGGACAGCACCTTGA
- a CDS encoding DUF58 domain-containing protein → METTELLKKVRKIEIKTKGLVSQLFSGEYHSAFKGRGISFSEVREYEAGDEIRSIDWNVTARMNHPYVKVFEEERELAVILIVDVSRSSMFGTQSQLKRDLITEVSAVLANSAIRNNDKVGVILFSDKIEKFIPPKKGNSHILRIIRELVDLIPASKGTNLTVALNYLNNVIRKRSVVFLLSDFMTDNYEPMLHIAARKHDIIGIHVFDHGETVLPEMGLLQVQDAETGKIKCIDTSGGTIKKQYAKKYADHLQAVTSTFQRSGIDYVSINTHDNYIRALMMLFERRTKRI, encoded by the coding sequence GTGGAAACCACTGAACTCTTAAAAAAAGTCAGGAAAATAGAAATCAAAACAAAAGGCCTCGTCAGTCAATTGTTTTCCGGTGAATACCACAGTGCTTTCAAAGGCCGCGGCATTTCGTTCAGTGAAGTACGCGAATACGAGGCAGGGGATGAAATTCGCTCCATCGACTGGAATGTGACTGCACGTATGAATCATCCTTATGTTAAAGTATTTGAAGAAGAACGCGAACTGGCAGTGATACTGATAGTGGATGTCAGCCGGTCATCCATGTTCGGCACACAAAGCCAGTTAAAGCGTGACCTGATTACAGAAGTGAGTGCAGTGCTGGCAAATTCAGCAATCCGCAACAATGATAAAGTGGGTGTCATTCTTTTCAGCGACAAGATTGAAAAATTCATTCCACCCAAAAAAGGAAACTCACATATTTTACGCATCATCCGGGAGCTTGTTGACCTTATTCCCGCTTCCAAAGGAACCAATCTTACAGTGGCACTCAATTACCTCAACAATGTGATCAGGAAACGCAGCGTGGTGTTTTTGTTGTCTGATTTTATGACTGACAATTATGAACCGATGCTTCACATCGCAGCCCGCAAACATGACATAATCGGCATTCACGTTTTTGATCATGGTGAAACTGTACTGCCGGAAATGGGATTGCTACAGGTACAGGATGCCGAGACTGGAAAAATTAAATGTATTGACACTTCAGGCGGTACCATAAAAAAACAGTATGCAAAAAAGTATGCAGACCATCTGCAAGCAGTTACTTCCACTTTTCAGAGAAGTGGTATTGATTATGTGAGCATCAATACACATGACAATTACATTCGTGCATTAATGATGCTGTTTGAACGAAGAACCAAAAGAATATAA
- a CDS encoding MoxR family ATPase, with protein MATTIIKELGDKIQQESTFVDSLRNELGKVIVGQQYMVDRLILALLSNGHVLLEGVPGLAKTLAIKTLASAIRAKFSRIQFTPDLLPADVLGTMIYNQQKNEFTVKQGPIFANLILADEINRASAKVQSALLQAMQERQVTIGEHTYSLEEPFLVLATQNPLEQEGTYPLPEAQADRFIMKVIMSYPEKEDERLIIRQNIADDPIIIQPVISPADILRARHLVRDVYMDEKIEQYIIDIVFATRNPAEYKLPKLKNLLRYGSSPRGSINIALAAKSLAFMQHRAFVIPDDIKNVCLDVLRHRIGITYEAEAENVTTDEIIREIIRTVEVP; from the coding sequence ATGGCAACTACCATAATAAAAGAGCTGGGAGATAAAATTCAACAGGAGAGCACCTTTGTTGATTCATTGAGAAATGAATTGGGTAAAGTAATAGTAGGTCAGCAATACATGGTGGACCGTCTCATACTTGCATTACTGTCTAACGGGCATGTTTTGCTGGAAGGTGTTCCAGGGCTCGCTAAAACACTTGCTATAAAAACGCTTGCATCGGCCATACGAGCTAAGTTTAGTCGCATTCAATTTACACCTGACCTCTTACCGGCTGATGTGTTAGGCACCATGATCTACAACCAGCAAAAAAATGAATTCACCGTAAAGCAAGGTCCCATTTTCGCCAATTTGATTCTGGCAGATGAAATCAACCGTGCTTCCGCGAAAGTGCAGAGTGCATTGTTGCAGGCCATGCAGGAACGACAGGTAACTATCGGCGAACACACCTATTCGCTGGAAGAACCCTTTCTCGTTTTGGCAACTCAGAATCCATTGGAGCAGGAAGGAACCTATCCGTTACCGGAAGCGCAGGCTGATCGTTTCATTATGAAAGTGATCATGAGCTATCCCGAAAAAGAAGATGAACGATTGATCATTCGTCAGAATATTGCAGACGATCCAATAATCATTCAACCGGTTATCTCACCGGCTGATATATTGCGCGCCAGGCATTTGGTGCGTGATGTGTATATGGATGAAAAAATTGAACAGTACATTATCGATATTGTTTTTGCCACCCGGAATCCTGCTGAATATAAGTTACCGAAATTGAAAAATCTGCTGCGTTATGGCAGTTCGCCGCGTGGCAGTATTAACATTGCGCTGGCTGCAAAATCCCTTGCTTTCATGCAGCACCGTGCCTTTGTAATTCCTGACGACATAAAAAATGTCTGCCTAGATGTACTCCGTCATCGTATTGGCATCACCTACGAAGCGGAAGCTGAAAATGTAACCACCGATGAGATCATCCGTGAAATTATTCGCACGGTCGAAGTGCCTTAG
- the arsS gene encoding arsenosugar biosynthesis radical SAM protein ArsS (Some members of this family are selenoproteins.), translating into MKSLLAQHHELSQSGRQLQLLDEVVQSAAITPFKEKLKTLGFYPLKPTGIDILQINVGKLCNQTCKHCHVDAGPDRKEIMSRETLEQCLEAVRTSGISTVDITGGAPELNPHFRWFVKECTQLGVKVMNRCNLTVIFSNKKYNDLPEFFAEHKIEVVSSLPFYNADRTDRQRGEGVFAASVKAMKLLNAVGYGKAASGLILNLVYNPTGAFLSSGQQVLEAQFKKVLHEEFDVVFNHLFTITNMPISRFLDFLITSGNYESYLEKLLAAFNPATVNGLMCRNTLSVSWDGYLYDCDFNQMLDLKIGEGDAMHIKNLDLNYLNRREIIVSQHCYGCTAGAGSSCGGEVVK; encoded by the coding sequence ATGAAATCTTTACTTGCGCAGCACCATGAACTTTCACAATCCGGCCGGCAGTTACAATTGCTGGATGAAGTGGTGCAGTCTGCTGCAATTACCCCTTTTAAAGAAAAACTGAAAACGTTGGGATTTTATCCGCTAAAACCAACGGGCATTGACATATTGCAGATAAATGTGGGCAAGTTGTGCAATCAAACCTGCAAACATTGTCATGTAGATGCCGGGCCGGATCGCAAAGAGATCATGTCAAGGGAAACGTTGGAACAATGTCTGGAAGCAGTGCGTACCTCAGGTATTTCAACAGTGGATATTACCGGTGGCGCTCCTGAATTAAATCCGCACTTCCGTTGGTTTGTTAAAGAGTGTACGCAACTCGGTGTTAAGGTGATGAATCGTTGCAACCTCACTGTCATTTTTTCCAATAAAAAATACAATGACCTGCCGGAGTTTTTCGCTGAGCATAAGATAGAAGTCGTGAGTTCGTTGCCCTTTTACAATGCAGACCGGACAGATAGACAGCGTGGTGAAGGCGTATTCGCTGCCTCTGTAAAAGCAATGAAGTTGCTGAATGCGGTAGGCTATGGTAAAGCAGCAAGTGGGCTTATATTGAATCTTGTGTATAATCCAACAGGTGCATTTCTTTCATCTGGACAACAGGTCCTGGAAGCACAATTTAAAAAAGTGCTGCATGAAGAATTTGATGTCGTATTCAACCATTTATTCACGATTACCAATATGCCTATCAGCCGTTTTCTTGATTTCCTGATCACAAGTGGCAATTATGAATCTTATCTGGAAAAATTATTAGCCGCATTCAATCCGGCAACGGTGAACGGATTAATGTGTCGCAACACACTTTCCGTTAGCTGGGATGGTTATTTATATGACTGCGATTTCAACCAGATGCTCGATCTGAAAATCGGTGAAGGTGATGCCATGCACATTAAAAATTTAGATCTCAATTATTTAAACCGTCGCGAAATTATCGTCTCTCAGCATTGTTATGGCTGCACTGCCGGTGCAGGTTCCAGTTGTGGCGGTGAAGTGGTGAAATAG
- a CDS encoding carboxymuconolactone decarboxylase family protein encodes MKTYYNPEDLKKFSNIGEFDKPLADKFFSWYGDVFAEGALTAREKSLIALAVAHAVQCPYCIDAYSEDTLAKGCTEEQMMEAVHVAAAIRGGSSLVHATQMMNKVKELTM; translated from the coding sequence ATGAAAACCTATTACAATCCGGAAGACCTCAAAAAATTCAGTAACATTGGCGAGTTCGACAAACCACTGGCAGATAAATTTTTTAGCTGGTATGGTGATGTGTTTGCCGAAGGTGCTCTTACAGCCCGCGAAAAATCGTTGATTGCACTTGCCGTTGCACATGCGGTTCAATGTCCCTATTGCATTGATGCCTATTCGGAAGATACACTTGCAAAAGGTTGCACTGAAGAACAGATGATGGAAGCTGTGCATGTTGCAGCAGCCATTCGTGGAGGTTCGTCCCTTGTTCATGCAACACAGATGATGAATAAGGTGAAGGAATTAACGATGTGA
- a CDS encoding purine-nucleoside phosphorylase, producing MLEQLKETVHFIQSKNVTDPQVGIILGTGLGNLVTRINKEVEIDYRDIPHFPLSTVEYHKGKMIYGTLGGKKVVALQGRFHLYENYSIQQITFPVRVLKQLGIQQLLISNAAGGLNPAIKKGSLMIIDDHINMQPFNPLTGKNHEELGPRYPDMSCPYDAAMIRKMEHCAVQMNLPLYKGVYVAVNGPNLETRAEYRFLRMIGADAVGMSTVPEVIVANHMSLPVAAVSVITDECDPDHLRPVNIAEIIETAGKAELHLTNLFENLVKEL from the coding sequence TTGTTAGAACAATTAAAGGAAACAGTGCATTTTATCCAATCAAAAAATGTAACCGACCCTCAGGTGGGTATCATTTTGGGAACAGGCCTGGGAAATCTCGTCACACGAATAAACAAGGAAGTTGAAATTGACTACCGTGACATTCCGCATTTTCCCCTTTCCACCGTGGAATATCACAAAGGAAAAATGATCTATGGCACTCTGGGCGGAAAAAAAGTAGTGGCTTTACAGGGAAGATTTCATTTGTATGAAAACTATTCGATTCAGCAAATCACCTTTCCCGTAAGGGTATTGAAACAACTTGGCATTCAACAATTGCTGATCTCCAATGCTGCAGGCGGATTGAATCCTGCTATAAAAAAAGGATCGCTGATGATAATTGATGACCACATCAATATGCAGCCATTTAATCCCTTAACAGGAAAAAACCATGAGGAATTAGGACCACGCTATCCGGACATGAGTTGTCCCTATGATGCGGCGATGATTAGAAAAATGGAACATTGTGCAGTGCAAATGAACCTCCCGCTTTATAAAGGTGTTTACGTGGCCGTGAATGGACCGAACCTTGAAACAAGAGCAGAATACCGCTTTCTGAGAATGATTGGCGCAGATGCTGTAGGCATGTCCACTGTGCCTGAAGTGATTGTTGCCAATCACATGTCGCTGCCGGTAGCCGCCGTTTCAGTAATTACTGATGAATGTGACCCTGATCATTTAAGACCGGTAAACATTGCTGAGATTATTGAAACAGCAGGAAAAGCAGAATTACATTTGACCAACCTCTTCGAAAATCTGGTGAAGGAGTTATGA
- a CDS encoding TIGR04282 family arsenosugar biosynthesis glycosyltransferase, with the protein MKKHDSLLMIFVKNPVPGKVKTRLAKTMGEEKALEIYRQLLDHTHKVTQKLAVDKIVFYSDEIIADDIWEENVFDKKVQEGSDLGKRMTNAFKYAFSKGYRKAIVIGSDCFDITPKIINEAFAALPANNFVIGPSHDGGYYLLGMATLYAAVFKNKRWSSDEVFHDTLVDIRNINGSYKLLKELTDIDTEADLDSVRNIAS; encoded by the coding sequence ATGAAAAAGCACGATAGTTTATTGATGATTTTTGTGAAAAACCCGGTTCCCGGAAAGGTGAAAACCCGGTTGGCAAAGACAATGGGTGAAGAGAAAGCACTTGAAATTTACCGGCAACTGCTTGACCACACTCATAAGGTAACGCAAAAGCTGGCCGTTGATAAGATTGTTTTTTATTCCGATGAAATAATTGCGGATGATATCTGGGAAGAAAATGTCTTTGATAAAAAAGTGCAGGAAGGCAGTGATCTCGGCAAACGAATGACGAATGCATTCAAATATGCTTTCAGCAAAGGCTACCGCAAAGCGATTGTGATCGGCAGCGATTGTTTTGACATCACCCCAAAAATAATTAACGAAGCATTTGCGGCTTTGCCTGCGAATAACTTTGTAATTGGTCCATCACATGATGGTGGCTACTACCTCCTTGGCATGGCCACGTTGTATGCGGCTGTATTTAAAAATAAAAGATGGAGCTCAGATGAGGTATTCCATGATACGCTTGTCGACATTCGCAACATCAACGGCTCGTACAAGTTACTGAAGGAATTAACTGATATAGATACGGAAGCAGATCTTGATTCGGTAAGAAATATCGCCTCCTGA
- a CDS encoding DUF547 domain-containing protein, producing MIFILLFSSLLYWSPESTVGYSPIDSNAAGYEWWDQWLKKNVSATGEVNYKNMKPELGTLRSFTAGLGKSEPAVTATKNEQLAYWINLYNAATIQLVLEHYPLKSIRDIANGKPWDDAFISVGEKKYALNNIENDVLRKKFTDPRIHFAINCASKSCPKLLNGAYLPDKLDVQLNSMTKLFINDASKNKITATQIDISEIFNWYQKDFIQKGSVINFLNEWSATRISATASIHYLNYDWSLNEAP from the coding sequence ATGATTTTTATTCTTCTCTTCTCTTCGCTCCTGTATTGGTCTCCTGAATCAACCGTTGGGTATAGCCCTATTGATTCAAATGCTGCTGGTTATGAATGGTGGGATCAATGGCTGAAGAAAAATGTGTCAGCCACAGGCGAAGTGAACTACAAAAACATGAAGCCCGAACTTGGAACACTTCGGTCGTTCACCGCCGGCCTTGGCAAGAGTGAACCTGCTGTCACCGCGACCAAAAACGAACAGTTAGCGTATTGGATCAATCTGTATAATGCTGCCACCATTCAACTCGTTCTTGAACATTACCCTTTGAAAAGCATTCGTGATATTGCCAATGGCAAACCGTGGGATGATGCTTTTATTTCAGTTGGTGAAAAGAAATACGCATTGAATAACATTGAAAATGATGTGTTAAGAAAAAAGTTTACTGATCCACGTATTCATTTTGCTATTAACTGCGCTTCCAAATCATGTCCGAAGCTATTGAATGGCGCGTATCTTCCTGATAAGCTTGACGTACAACTGAACAGTATGACGAAATTATTTATCAATGATGCTTCAAAGAATAAAATAACGGCCACTCAGATTGATATTTCTGAAATCTTTAACTGGTATCAAAAAGATTTCATACAAAAGGGCAGCGTGATTAATTTTTTGAATGAATGGTCAGCAACCCGGATTTCCGCCACTGCTTCCATCCATTATTTAAATTATGATTGGAGTTTAAACGAAGCACCATGA
- a CDS encoding methionine aminotransferase — MPVYPSHIKSKLPKTGTTIFTIMSALAHEHNAINLSQGFPDFLCDERLIELVEQFMRKGLNQYAPMAGILPLREAIAEKVEKIYSAKYDADKEITVTAGGTEAIYAAITAVVEEDDEVIIFEPAYDCYAPSVELNGGVPIYVELEPPSYEIDWNDVKKLINQRTKMIIINTPQNPSGMVMTVQDMKQLQKLTQNTDIIILSDEVYEHIIFDGNEHQSVMRYPKLAERSFVVFSFGKTYHNTGWKMGYCLAPAELMREFRKAHQFIVFSANTPIQYAFTEMMKDPSHYLGLREFYEAKRDYFLKLMEGSRFKAKPASGSYFQMLGYKGISNEKDTEFAMRLTKEIGVAAIPTSVFYHHAVDRKMLRFCFAKENETLEKAAERLMKI, encoded by the coding sequence ATGCCTGTTTACCCTTCTCACATAAAGTCGAAGCTGCCTAAAACGGGCACCACCATTTTTACCATTATGTCAGCATTGGCGCATGAACACAATGCCATCAACCTTTCGCAGGGATTTCCTGATTTTTTGTGTGACGAAAGGCTCATTGAACTGGTGGAGCAATTCATGCGGAAGGGACTGAACCAATATGCACCAATGGCCGGCATCCTTCCATTGCGTGAAGCGATTGCGGAGAAAGTTGAAAAAATATATTCGGCAAAATATGATGCTGATAAAGAAATCACTGTTACGGCCGGCGGTACTGAAGCGATCTATGCAGCGATTACAGCCGTGGTGGAAGAAGATGATGAAGTGATCATTTTTGAACCTGCCTATGATTGTTACGCGCCTTCTGTTGAACTGAATGGCGGTGTGCCGATTTATGTGGAGCTCGAACCGCCTTCCTATGAGATTGATTGGAACGATGTGAAAAAACTTATCAATCAGCGCACGAAAATGATCATCATCAATACGCCGCAGAATCCGAGTGGCATGGTGATGACTGTTCAGGACATGAAGCAGTTGCAGAAGCTCACTCAGAATACAGACATCATTATCCTGAGTGATGAAGTGTATGAGCACATTATCTTCGATGGCAATGAACATCAGAGTGTAATGCGGTATCCGAAACTCGCGGAACGCAGCTTCGTGGTTTTTTCATTTGGTAAAACATATCACAACACGGGTTGGAAGATGGGCTATTGCCTGGCACCTGCAGAACTGATGCGGGAATTTCGCAAGGCGCACCAGTTCATTGTATTTTCTGCCAACACACCCATTCAATATGCTTTTACTGAAATGATGAAAGATCCGTCGCACTATTTGGGGCTTCGCGAATTTTATGAAGCAAAGCGCGACTACTTTTTAAAGTTGATGGAGGGTTCCCGTTTCAAAGCAAAACCTGCTTCCGGAAGTTACTTTCAGATGTTGGGTTACAAAGGAATCAGCAATGAGAAAGACACCGAGTTTGCCATGCGCCTAACAAAAGAAATTGGCGTGGCAGCTATTCCTACGTCAGTGTTTTATCATCATGCTGTAGACAGGAAGATGTTGCGGTTTTGTTTTGCGAAAGAAAATGAAACCCTGGAAAAAGCGGCAGAACGATTAATGAAGATTTGA